A DNA window from Polyangium spumosum contains the following coding sequences:
- a CDS encoding Hcp family type VI secretion system effector, whose amino-acid sequence MALNAHLKIVAEKQGAILGSVTQKGREGSIQVIAAMHEIVSPRDPASGRPTGKRVHKPFVVTKVLDRSTPLLYSVLCNNENIKSFELQFYTPHKNGIEKQHYTVRLENANISSIIFRMPSTRSKIAAQLPEREEVAFTYQKIIWTWNEGGITADDDWETPR is encoded by the coding sequence ATGGCCCTGAACGCGCACTTGAAGATCGTCGCGGAAAAACAGGGCGCCATCCTGGGCTCGGTGACGCAAAAAGGTCGCGAAGGATCGATTCAGGTCATCGCGGCCATGCACGAGATCGTGAGCCCACGCGATCCCGCGAGCGGCCGTCCGACCGGCAAACGTGTGCACAAGCCGTTCGTCGTGACGAAGGTGCTCGATCGCTCGACGCCGCTGCTTTACAGCGTTCTCTGCAACAACGAGAACATCAAGAGCTTCGAGCTCCAGTTCTACACGCCGCACAAAAACGGCATCGAGAAGCAGCACTACACGGTGCGCCTCGAGAACGCGAACATCAGCTCGATCATCTTCCGGATGCCGAGCACGCGCAGCAAGATCGCGGCGCAGCTCCCCGAGCGAGAAGAGGTCGCGTTCACGTACCAGAAGATCATCTGGACGTGGAACGAAGGCGGGATCACGGCAGACGACGATTGGGAGACGCCTCGTTGA
- a CDS encoding isoaspartyl peptidase/L-asparaginase, which translates to MSEPIVSQGGLLGRFGVVVHGGAGNVKPERRAKHAEGCLRAARAGLEVLRQGGSALDAVERAARALEDDTLFNAGTGACLDEEGRVAHDASIMEGKGLAAGAVCDLRGFANPISIARAALDDGRHVLYASEGAARFARARGFVPVGDEALVTEAAREALATARQGAMPMGWAGNTIGAVALDGHGLLAAATSTGGVVNKRVGRVGDSPIIGAGTYADDEAGAVSTTGHGEGMIRLCIARTAAEHMRGGLAAEEAVRRSIEHLRGRIGSTGGAIAIDPRGHYGLSRSTASMSWAATWAEGEASGF; encoded by the coding sequence ATGAGCGAACCGATCGTATCGCAGGGCGGACTCCTGGGCCGGTTCGGCGTCGTCGTGCACGGCGGCGCCGGCAACGTCAAACCCGAGCGTCGCGCGAAGCACGCCGAGGGCTGCTTGCGTGCCGCGCGCGCGGGCCTCGAGGTGCTCCGGCAGGGCGGCAGCGCGCTCGACGCCGTGGAGCGCGCCGCGCGCGCGCTCGAGGACGACACGCTCTTCAACGCGGGCACGGGCGCGTGCCTCGACGAGGAGGGGCGCGTCGCGCACGACGCCTCGATCATGGAGGGGAAGGGCCTCGCGGCCGGCGCGGTGTGTGATCTGCGCGGCTTCGCGAACCCGATCTCGATCGCGCGTGCTGCGCTCGACGATGGTCGACACGTGCTTTATGCGTCCGAGGGCGCGGCGCGGTTCGCGCGGGCGCGTGGTTTCGTCCCGGTGGGGGACGAGGCGCTCGTCACGGAGGCGGCGCGCGAGGCGCTCGCGACGGCGCGTCAGGGCGCGATGCCGATGGGCTGGGCGGGCAATACGATCGGCGCGGTGGCGCTCGACGGCCATGGCCTGCTCGCGGCGGCGACGAGCACGGGCGGCGTGGTGAACAAGCGCGTGGGGCGGGTGGGCGACTCGCCGATCATCGGCGCGGGCACGTATGCCGACGACGAGGCGGGCGCGGTCTCCACGACGGGCCACGGCGAGGGCATGATCCGGCTCTGCATCGCGCGTACGGCCGCGGAGCACATGCGCGGGGGCCTCGCCGCGGAGGAGGCGGTTCGCCGCTCGATCGAGCATCTCCGGGGCCGGATCGGATCGACCGGCGGCGCCATCGCGATCGACCCGCGTGGCCACTACGGCCTCTCGCGCTCGACGGCGTCGATGTCGTGGGCGGCGACGTGGGCCGAGGGGGAAGCCTCGGGCTTCTGA
- a CDS encoding pyridoxal phosphate-dependent aminotransferase, whose protein sequence is MSTNDTIETPPEGAEALPPAKTRSEPILRGPNEEKSLGAFRKVPRTGVIYVMGEAQKHGYRPSVDAGGEDAWCNLGQGQPETGPLPGAPPRCEAVTIAGDDQEYAPVAGLWELREAIADFYNRAYRRGMPSRYSAENVSVSGGGRASLTRAAAALGQINLGHFLPDYTAYEELLDVFRLFSPIPILLESERGYAFSVGDLRREILGRGLGAILTSNPCNPTGKHIRGEELAAWVRTARDLDCTMLFDEFYSHYVYGLGGPAPMESAARYVEDVDQDPVVIFDGLTKNWRYPGWRVTWTVGPREVIDAVASAGSFLDGGGSKPMQRAAVPLLDMEHVKAETAAIQRTFAKKRDLMLEGLRKLGIQVDVAPEGTFYCFGSVADLPQGINDGHSFFRAALEHRVIVVPGEFFDVNPGKRRAHRASRFRHHVRFSFGPGEESLTRALGRLEKMIKIYA, encoded by the coding sequence ATGAGCACGAACGACACGATCGAGACGCCCCCCGAAGGCGCCGAGGCCCTCCCTCCGGCGAAGACACGCAGCGAGCCCATCCTGCGCGGCCCAAACGAGGAGAAATCCCTCGGCGCATTCCGCAAGGTGCCCCGCACGGGGGTGATTTACGTGATGGGCGAGGCCCAGAAACACGGCTATCGCCCCAGCGTGGACGCAGGGGGCGAGGACGCCTGGTGCAACCTCGGCCAAGGCCAGCCCGAGACCGGCCCCTTGCCCGGCGCGCCGCCGCGATGCGAGGCCGTGACGATCGCGGGTGACGATCAGGAGTACGCGCCCGTCGCGGGCCTGTGGGAGCTGCGCGAGGCGATCGCCGATTTCTACAACCGCGCCTACCGGAGGGGCATGCCCTCGCGGTACAGCGCCGAGAACGTGAGCGTCTCCGGCGGCGGCCGGGCCTCGCTCACGCGCGCGGCCGCCGCCCTCGGGCAGATCAACCTCGGCCATTTCCTCCCGGATTACACGGCCTACGAGGAGCTGCTCGACGTCTTCCGCCTCTTCTCCCCGATCCCGATCCTGCTGGAGAGCGAGCGCGGTTATGCCTTCTCCGTGGGCGATCTCCGGCGGGAGATCCTGGGTCGCGGCCTCGGCGCCATCCTCACCTCGAACCCCTGCAACCCCACGGGCAAACACATTCGAGGCGAGGAGCTCGCCGCGTGGGTCCGCACCGCGCGTGACCTCGATTGCACGATGCTCTTCGACGAGTTCTACTCGCATTACGTGTACGGCCTCGGCGGGCCCGCGCCCATGGAGAGCGCGGCGCGGTACGTGGAGGACGTCGATCAGGATCCGGTGGTCATCTTCGACGGTTTGACGAAGAACTGGCGATACCCCGGCTGGCGCGTGACCTGGACCGTGGGGCCGCGCGAGGTGATCGACGCGGTGGCGAGCGCGGGCAGCTTCCTCGACGGCGGCGGCTCGAAGCCGATGCAACGCGCCGCCGTGCCCCTGCTCGACATGGAGCACGTGAAGGCCGAGACGGCGGCGATCCAGCGGACGTTCGCGAAGAAACGCGACCTCATGCTGGAGGGCCTGCGCAAGCTCGGGATCCAGGTCGACGTGGCCCCCGAGGGGACGTTTTATTGCTTCGGCTCCGTCGCGGACCTCCCGCAGGGCATCAACGACGGGCATTCGTTCTTCCGGGCCGCCCTCGAGCACCGCGTCATCGTGGTGCCGGGCGAGTTCTTCGACGTGAACCCGGGCAAACGCAGGGCGCACCGGGCCTCGCGGTTCCGTCACCACGTGCGGTTCTCGTTCGGCCCGGGCGAGGAGTCGCTGACGCGCGCCCTCGGCCGGCTGGAGAAGATGATCAAGATTTACGCGTGA
- a CDS encoding NAD(P)/FAD-dependent oxidoreductase — MKGASGRTGRPKHAPRRARFAQRRADEHGSPITFGEPGRSPKSRKEPVHVPHVVIVGGGFGGLYAAKALRNAPVRITLLDRKNHHLFQPLLYQVATAGLNPAEIAAPIRRVLRDQRNVQVLLAEVTGIDPDERTISSTAGTFGYDFLILATGASHSYFGHDDWEALAPGLKSLEDALEIRRRVLLAFEKAECCAPTPEERAAWLTFVIVGGGPTGVELAGTLAEVAHHTVANDFRVIDPTAARIVLLEGIDRVLPTYSELLSARAKRQLERLGVEVRTNAKVTGIDPEGVSIGEERLAAKTVLWAAGVRASPLGQWLGAPLDRAGRVKVTPDLSVPGHPEVFVIGDLAFLEQDGRPVPGLAPAAIQEARHTARNILRTMKGEPRRPFRYVDKGSLATIGRNAAVADLGRVELSGFVAWVAWILIHVFFLIGFRNRFLVLFEWAFSYLTYERAARLITGAPPSKVVLPEPASRR, encoded by the coding sequence ATGAAAGGTGCGTCGGGGCGAACGGGGAGGCCGAAGCATGCGCCGCGCAGGGCGCGTTTCGCACAGCGCCGCGCGGACGAGCACGGCAGCCCCATCACGTTCGGTGAGCCGGGCCGTTCCCCGAAATCACGCAAGGAGCCGGTGCACGTGCCCCACGTGGTCATCGTGGGCGGCGGCTTCGGAGGGCTCTACGCCGCCAAGGCGCTCCGAAACGCGCCCGTACGTATCACCCTGCTCGACCGCAAGAACCACCACCTCTTCCAGCCCCTGCTCTACCAGGTCGCGACCGCAGGGCTGAACCCGGCCGAGATCGCCGCGCCCATCCGGCGCGTGCTGCGCGATCAGCGAAACGTGCAGGTCCTGCTGGCCGAGGTGACGGGCATCGATCCGGACGAGCGCACGATCTCCTCGACGGCCGGCACGTTCGGATACGATTTTCTCATCCTCGCGACGGGCGCGAGCCACTCGTATTTCGGGCACGACGACTGGGAAGCCCTGGCCCCGGGGCTGAAGAGCCTCGAGGACGCCCTGGAGATCCGGCGCCGCGTGCTGCTCGCATTCGAAAAAGCCGAATGCTGCGCGCCCACGCCGGAGGAGCGCGCCGCGTGGCTGACGTTCGTGATCGTGGGCGGAGGACCGACGGGCGTGGAGCTGGCCGGGACGCTGGCCGAGGTCGCTCACCATACCGTCGCCAACGACTTCCGGGTGATCGATCCCACGGCCGCGCGAATCGTGCTGCTCGAGGGGATCGATCGCGTGCTGCCGACGTATTCGGAGCTGCTCTCGGCGCGCGCGAAGCGGCAGCTCGAGCGGCTCGGGGTGGAGGTGCGCACGAACGCGAAGGTGACGGGCATCGACCCGGAAGGGGTGTCGATCGGCGAGGAGCGCCTCGCCGCGAAGACGGTGCTCTGGGCCGCGGGCGTACGGGCCTCGCCGCTCGGCCAATGGCTGGGGGCGCCGCTCGATCGCGCGGGGCGGGTGAAGGTCACGCCGGACCTCTCCGTGCCCGGCCACCCGGAGGTCTTCGTGATCGGGGATCTCGCCTTCCTCGAGCAGGACGGCCGGCCCGTCCCGGGCCTCGCGCCCGCGGCGATCCAGGAGGCGCGCCACACGGCGCGGAACATCCTGCGGACGATGAAGGGCGAGCCGCGGCGCCCGTTCCGCTACGTGGACAAGGGCTCGCTCGCCACGATCGGGCGTAACGCGGCGGTGGCGGATCTCGGCCGGGTCGAGCTCTCGGGCTTCGTCGCGTGGGTCGCGTGGATCCTGATTCACGTGTTTTTCTTGATCGGGTTCCGGAATCGGTTCCTCGTGCTGTTCGAATGGGCTTTTTCTTACCTGACATACGAGCGCGCGGCGCGGCTCATCACGGGGGCTCCTCCCTCGAAGGTGGTCCTGCCCGAGCCGGCCTCGAGGCGCTGA
- a CDS encoding DUF2505 domain-containing protein has product MAKFTVTHEINCDVETFWKVFLDKEFNEKLYKGHLGFPDFRILDQRDSDTEVVRKVAGTPKMNVPGPVAKVLGSNFGYTEEGRLNKATNLWSWKMIPGNMADKLRNEGTMRVEPVGDKKVRRIAEIIIEAKVFGIGGLIESSAEKQLRDGWNDSAVFMNDWVKTHS; this is encoded by the coding sequence ATGGCCAAGTTCACCGTCACACACGAGATCAACTGCGACGTGGAGACCTTCTGGAAGGTGTTCCTCGACAAAGAATTCAACGAGAAGCTCTACAAGGGACACCTCGGCTTCCCCGACTTCCGCATCCTCGACCAGCGCGACAGCGACACCGAGGTCGTCCGCAAGGTCGCAGGGACGCCCAAGATGAACGTGCCCGGGCCCGTCGCCAAGGTGCTCGGCTCGAACTTCGGCTACACGGAGGAAGGCCGGCTCAACAAGGCCACCAACCTCTGGTCGTGGAAGATGATCCCCGGCAACATGGCCGACAAGCTGCGCAACGAAGGCACGATGCGCGTCGAGCCCGTCGGCGACAAGAAGGTCCGCCGCATCGCCGAGATCATCATCGAGGCGAAGGTGTTCGGCATCGGAGGCCTCATCGAGAGCTCCGCCGAGAAGCAGCTCCGCGACGGCTGGAACGACAGCGCCGTCTTCATGAACGACTGGGTCAAGACCCATTCTTGA
- a CDS encoding crotonase/enoyl-CoA hydratase family protein: MTVRVERSGPVTTVILDRPESRNAVDRETAHALAEAFRAFESDPHASVGVLHGDHGTFCSGADLKAIAAGAPNRIDAEGDGPMGPTRMLLSKPVIASVAGYAVAGGLELALWCDLRIVEQDVVLGVFCRRFGVPLIDGGTVRLPRLIGLGRALDLILTGRPVDAEEALRIGLANRVVPKGRSREAAEKLAHELAAFPQLCMRGDRLSAYEQFDLPLHEALQNELRHGLSALSGGESLEGASRFTQGAGRHGGSVA; the protein is encoded by the coding sequence ATGACCGTACGCGTCGAACGATCGGGCCCTGTCACCACCGTCATCCTCGACCGGCCGGAGAGCCGCAACGCCGTCGATCGCGAGACGGCGCACGCGCTCGCCGAGGCGTTCCGCGCCTTCGAGAGTGACCCGCATGCGTCCGTCGGCGTGCTGCACGGCGATCACGGCACCTTCTGCTCCGGCGCGGATCTCAAGGCGATCGCCGCGGGCGCGCCGAACCGCATCGACGCCGAGGGCGACGGGCCGATGGGCCCCACGCGTATGCTCCTCTCGAAGCCGGTCATCGCGTCCGTCGCGGGGTATGCGGTCGCCGGCGGCCTCGAGCTCGCGCTCTGGTGTGATTTGCGCATCGTCGAGCAGGACGTGGTGCTCGGCGTGTTCTGCCGTCGCTTCGGCGTCCCGCTCATCGACGGCGGCACCGTCCGATTGCCGCGCCTCATCGGGCTCGGCCGCGCGCTCGACCTCATCCTCACGGGCCGGCCCGTCGACGCCGAAGAGGCGCTGCGTATCGGCCTCGCGAACCGCGTCGTCCCCAAGGGCCGCTCGCGCGAGGCTGCCGAGAAGCTCGCGCACGAGCTCGCCGCCTTCCCGCAGCTATGCATGCGCGGCGACCGGCTGAGCGCCTACGAGCAGTTCGATCTCCCCCTCCACGAGGCGCTCCAGAACGAGCTCCGCCACGGCCTCTCAGCATTGAGCGGGGGCGAATCCCTCGAAGGCGCTTCCCGCTTCACGCAAGGCGCCGGCCGCCATGGCGGCAGCGTCGCATGA
- a CDS encoding TROVE domain-containing protein, whose product MANYIQHFAALFTRQKEKARPEQVENYAGGFVFQLDDWARLDRWLVLGADGGTYYATERALTQDNARAVLRCLDADGERAVRRIVEISRSGRAPKNEPAIFALAMAAGHARPEVRKSALAALPEVCRTGTDLFHFARAVEGFRRWGRGLRSAIGAWYQGKSPDELAYQAVKYRQRDGWSHKDLLRLSHPTPVTDEHGAMYRWIVGGMDAVTNEAARGGALDPEKLPAVVRAFEEAKGAPRERLVTLVRENRLTHEMVPTEWKNDPAVWEALLPHMPQTALLRNLGKMTSVGLLAPMSAAARLVASRLTDAERLRRARIHPVSVLSALRVYAQGRGERAQKRENALTWEPVREIVNALDEAFYLAFRSIEPTGKKHLLALDVSASMDGGAIAGIPGLTPRVASAAMAMATARIEPSFSTLAFASAGGAFGPRGVSGVMSLPLSPRQRLDDVLGMVSGLPFGGTDCALPMIWAQKNKVEVDTFVVYTDSETWAGEIHPFQALRDYRQAMGRPAKLVVVGMTSTGFTIADPQDPGMLDVVGFDAAAPQVMADFSRA is encoded by the coding sequence ATGGCCAACTACATCCAGCACTTCGCCGCGCTGTTCACCCGACAAAAGGAGAAGGCGCGGCCCGAGCAGGTCGAAAACTACGCAGGCGGCTTCGTCTTCCAGCTCGACGACTGGGCCCGCCTCGACCGGTGGCTCGTCCTCGGCGCCGACGGCGGCACCTACTACGCCACCGAGCGCGCCCTGACGCAGGACAACGCGCGCGCCGTCCTTCGTTGCCTCGACGCGGACGGCGAGCGGGCCGTGCGGCGGATCGTCGAGATCAGCCGCTCGGGCCGCGCGCCCAAGAACGAGCCCGCGATCTTCGCCCTGGCGATGGCCGCGGGGCACGCCCGCCCCGAGGTCCGCAAGTCCGCACTCGCGGCCTTGCCGGAGGTTTGTCGCACCGGTACGGATCTCTTCCACTTCGCGCGAGCGGTGGAGGGCTTCCGGCGCTGGGGCCGCGGCCTCCGGAGCGCGATCGGCGCCTGGTACCAGGGCAAGAGCCCGGATGAATTGGCCTACCAGGCCGTGAAATACCGGCAGCGGGACGGCTGGAGCCACAAGGACCTCTTGCGACTCTCGCACCCGACGCCCGTCACGGACGAGCACGGCGCGATGTACCGCTGGATCGTCGGTGGTATGGACGCCGTGACGAACGAGGCGGCCCGCGGCGGGGCTCTCGACCCCGAGAAGCTGCCTGCCGTCGTCCGGGCGTTCGAGGAGGCCAAGGGCGCGCCGCGCGAGCGGCTCGTCACGCTCGTGCGCGAGAATCGCCTCACGCACGAGATGGTGCCCACGGAGTGGAAGAACGACCCTGCCGTGTGGGAAGCGCTGCTCCCCCACATGCCGCAGACGGCGCTGCTCCGGAACCTCGGCAAGATGACCAGCGTCGGATTGCTCGCGCCCATGAGCGCGGCCGCGAGGCTCGTGGCCAGCCGTCTCACGGACGCCGAGCGCCTCCGGCGCGCCCGGATTCACCCGGTGAGCGTTCTCTCCGCATTGCGCGTGTATGCGCAAGGGCGGGGCGAGCGCGCCCAGAAGCGCGAAAATGCGCTCACCTGGGAGCCGGTGCGCGAGATCGTGAACGCCCTCGACGAGGCGTTTTACCTCGCATTCCGGTCGATCGAGCCGACGGGCAAGAAGCACCTGCTCGCCCTCGACGTATCGGCCTCCATGGATGGGGGCGCGATCGCGGGGATCCCGGGCCTCACGCCCCGGGTCGCGAGCGCGGCCATGGCGATGGCGACGGCGCGCATCGAGCCGTCGTTTTCGACCCTGGCCTTCGCCTCCGCGGGCGGCGCCTTTGGCCCTCGCGGGGTCTCGGGCGTCATGTCGCTGCCGCTGTCGCCGAGGCAACGCCTCGACGACGTGCTCGGCATGGTCAGCGGTTTGCCCTTCGGCGGCACGGACTGCGCGCTGCCGATGATCTGGGCTCAAAAGAACAAGGTCGAGGTCGACACGTTCGTCGTCTACACGGACAGCGAGACCTGGGCGGGTGAGATTCATCCTTTCCAGGCGCTTCGCGACTACCGGCAGGCGATGGGCCGTCCCGCAAAGCTCGTCGTGGTCGGCATGACCTCCACGGGCTTCACGATTGCCGATCCGCAGGACCCTGGCATGCTGGACGTCGTGGGCTTCGACGCGGCCGCGCCGCAGGTGATGGCCGATTTCTCGAGGGCCTGA
- a CDS encoding acyl-CoA dehydrogenase family protein encodes MNFELDPEIAALRQKVRAFVEERIVPSEARIVAEDRENKRETLSRLQAEARAEGLWVPHLPAAYGGRGLGIMGMCALFREMGRSPVGAKVFNCDAPNQGNMDLLLGVGSEVMKEKYLRPLAAGEITSAFCMTEPAPGAGADPSNLRTRAERDDRGWVITGRKWYSTGGRDAAFLIVMARTSDDPRGGATMFLVDRKAPGVEYVRDIPTMSEPLLDHREGEIAFHGVRVGDDAVLKGVGEGFRLAQQRLVPARLTHCMRWLGLADRTLSMCKQYLVTRESFGKKLAQHQLIQQKIAHHALGIHAGNLMTYHCASMLEKGLDKESRPYSSMAKLHVARLLCDVLDDAIQMHGGLGYSEDVPFSTWYRYARSARIADGPDEVHEVVIARDFFTRGLELLV; translated from the coding sequence ATGAATTTCGAATTGGACCCCGAGATCGCCGCGCTTCGGCAGAAGGTGCGGGCGTTCGTCGAGGAGCGCATCGTCCCGAGCGAGGCCAGGATCGTGGCCGAGGACCGCGAAAACAAGCGGGAGACGCTCTCGCGGTTGCAGGCCGAAGCGAGGGCGGAGGGGCTCTGGGTGCCGCATTTGCCGGCGGCGTATGGCGGGCGCGGGCTCGGCATCATGGGCATGTGCGCGCTTTTCCGCGAGATGGGCCGCTCGCCCGTGGGCGCGAAGGTGTTCAACTGCGACGCGCCGAACCAGGGGAACATGGATCTCCTGCTCGGCGTGGGCAGCGAGGTGATGAAGGAGAAGTACCTGCGTCCGCTCGCGGCCGGCGAGATCACGAGCGCGTTTTGCATGACCGAACCCGCGCCCGGCGCAGGGGCCGATCCCTCGAACCTGCGGACCCGCGCCGAGCGGGACGACCGCGGCTGGGTGATCACGGGGCGCAAGTGGTATTCGACGGGCGGCCGGGACGCCGCGTTCCTCATCGTGATGGCGAGGACGAGCGACGATCCCCGCGGCGGCGCGACGATGTTCCTCGTCGATCGGAAAGCGCCTGGCGTGGAGTACGTGCGCGACATCCCGACGATGTCCGAGCCGCTGCTCGATCACCGCGAGGGCGAGATCGCGTTCCACGGCGTGCGCGTGGGCGACGACGCGGTGCTCAAGGGCGTGGGCGAGGGGTTCCGGCTCGCGCAGCAGCGGCTCGTTCCGGCGCGCCTCACCCATTGCATGCGCTGGCTCGGCCTCGCGGATCGGACGCTCTCGATGTGCAAGCAGTACCTCGTGACGCGCGAGAGCTTCGGCAAGAAGCTTGCGCAGCACCAGCTCATCCAGCAGAAGATCGCGCACCACGCGCTCGGGATCCACGCGGGCAACCTGATGACGTACCATTGCGCGTCGATGCTGGAGAAGGGGCTCGACAAGGAGTCGCGCCCGTACTCGTCGATGGCGAAGCTGCACGTGGCGCGGCTGCTCTGCGACGTGCTCGACGACGCGATCCAGATGCACGGCGGGCTCGGGTACAGCGAAGACGTGCCCTTCTCGACCTGGTACCGGTATGCGCGGAGCGCGCGGATCGCGGACGGGCCGGACGAGGTGCACGAGGTGGTGATCGCCCGCGATTTCTTCACGCGTGGGCTCGAGCTGCTCGTGTAG
- a CDS encoding HNH endonuclease yields MTAQTLLLTPWMVPHQVISWQTAVTLSFLGKVEVLETYDDEIRSPTMTIRAPAVVRLKRHGSSHKRGVKFSRTNVFVRDDFRCQYCGVQKDAGELTYDHVLPRVQGGRTVWENIVASCQSCNTKKRGRTPEQAGMKLLKKPVKPRWLPAAPVVRLGARRIPEIWVHYCAAS; encoded by the coding sequence ATGACCGCGCAGACATTGCTGCTCACGCCCTGGATGGTGCCGCATCAGGTCATCTCCTGGCAGACCGCCGTGACCCTGAGCTTTCTGGGTAAGGTGGAGGTGCTCGAGACGTACGACGACGAGATTCGCTCGCCCACGATGACCATTCGCGCGCCGGCGGTCGTCCGGCTCAAGCGCCATGGGAGTTCGCACAAGCGTGGCGTCAAGTTCTCCCGCACGAACGTGTTCGTGCGTGACGACTTCCGCTGCCAGTACTGCGGTGTCCAGAAGGACGCCGGCGAGCTCACGTACGACCACGTCCTGCCGCGCGTGCAGGGCGGCCGGACGGTCTGGGAGAACATCGTCGCGTCTTGCCAGAGCTGCAATACGAAGAAGCGCGGTCGCACGCCGGAGCAGGCGGGTATGAAGCTCTTGAAGAAGCCCGTGAAGCCCCGGTGGCTGCCCGCAGCCCCCGTCGTTCGGCTCGGCGCGCGCAGGATCCCGGAGATCTGGGTGCATTACTGTGCCGCGAGCTGA
- a CDS encoding Hcp family type VI secretion system effector — protein sequence MALNAYLRLKGQKQGEIKGSVTQKGRENSIMVIAVSHEIVSPRDPASGLPTGKRMHKPFIVTKELDKASPLLYSSLVNNENISEWELKHYTPQVKAQQGVGTEVNHYTVRLINANIASINFRMPNNRNPDLMKYAEYEEISFTYQKIIWTWTEGGITAEDDWETPLV from the coding sequence ATGGCTCTCAATGCGTATCTCCGTCTGAAGGGGCAGAAGCAGGGCGAGATCAAGGGCTCCGTGACCCAGAAGGGTCGCGAGAACAGCATCATGGTCATCGCGGTCTCGCACGAGATCGTGAGCCCCCGCGATCCGGCGAGCGGCCTGCCGACCGGCAAGCGCATGCACAAGCCCTTCATCGTGACGAAGGAGCTCGATAAGGCGTCGCCGCTGCTCTACAGCTCGCTCGTCAACAACGAGAACATCTCGGAGTGGGAGCTCAAGCACTACACGCCGCAGGTGAAGGCGCAGCAGGGCGTGGGCACCGAGGTGAACCACTACACGGTGCGCCTGATCAACGCGAACATCGCGTCGATCAACTTCCGCATGCCGAACAACCGGAACCCCGATCTCATGAAGTACGCCGAGTACGAGGAGATCTCGTTCACGTACCAGAAGATCATCTGGACGTGGACCGAGGGCGGCATCACGGCCGAGGACGACTGGGAGACCCCCCTCGTCTGA
- a CDS encoding alpha/beta hydrolase family protein, whose amino-acid sequence MIRSLLSTAASSFDTAVGGALLLRRSRPKGQPDPEALGHAARMEALAELRRTYDRPEHYEPTHGFFAPPAPLTPSITRVRPMGGPEPGTVLDLTWPSLFEPLAEDIRAKYLSHEANATAAARLFLHAGPARPAAILVHGYRCGQYRLEERIWPVQWLYDRGLDVALFVLPFHAVRSHEASPRFPGGDPRVTNEGFRQAVLDLRALVSFLRDRGSEAVGVMGMSLGGYSTSLLSTVDDRVAFVVPIIPLASIADVARAAGRFVGSPEEQRRQYEELDAVHRVVSPFARPSRVAPERVLVLAAKSDKITPVDHARRLADHFDAPLETFHGGHLLQFGRADAFRAVGRMLGRMGIFSRR is encoded by the coding sequence GTGATACGCAGCCTCCTCAGCACTGCGGCCTCGAGCTTCGATACCGCCGTGGGCGGGGCCCTGCTCCTCCGGCGCAGCCGGCCCAAGGGGCAGCCCGATCCCGAGGCGCTCGGCCACGCAGCGCGTATGGAAGCGCTCGCAGAGCTCCGGCGCACGTACGACCGGCCCGAGCATTATGAGCCGACACACGGGTTTTTCGCGCCCCCCGCCCCCCTCACGCCCTCCATCACCCGCGTGCGGCCGATGGGCGGGCCCGAGCCCGGCACCGTGCTGGATCTGACCTGGCCGAGCCTCTTCGAGCCGCTCGCGGAGGACATCCGCGCGAAATATCTCTCGCACGAGGCCAACGCCACGGCGGCGGCCCGGCTCTTCTTGCACGCGGGGCCCGCGCGCCCGGCCGCGATCCTCGTTCACGGCTATCGTTGTGGTCAGTATCGGCTCGAGGAGCGCATCTGGCCCGTGCAATGGCTCTACGACCGCGGCCTCGACGTCGCGCTCTTCGTGCTCCCTTTCCACGCGGTGCGCTCGCACGAGGCGTCGCCGCGTTTCCCCGGCGGTGATCCGCGCGTCACGAACGAGGGGTTCCGCCAGGCCGTGCTCGATTTGCGCGCGCTCGTCTCGTTCTTGCGGGATCGCGGCTCCGAGGCCGTCGGCGTCATGGGCATGAGCCTCGGCGGGTATTCGACGAGCCTGCTCTCGACCGTCGACGATCGCGTCGCGTTTGTGGTCCCGATCATCCCGCTCGCCTCGATCGCCGACGTCGCGCGCGCCGCAGGGCGGTTCGTGGGCAGCCCCGAGGAGCAGCGGCGCCAGTACGAAGAGCTCGACGCCGTGCACCGCGTCGTGAGCCCGTTCGCGCGTCCGTCGCGGGTCGCTCCGGAGCGGGTGCTCGTCCTCGCGGCGAAGAGCGACAAGATCACCCCGGTGGATCACGCGCGCCGCCTCGCCGACCATTTCGACGCTCCGCTCGAAACGTTCCACGGCGGTCATTTGCTCCAGTTTGGCCGGGCAGACGCCTTCCGCGCCGTGGGGCGGATGCTCGGACGAATGGGTATTTTTTCCCGCAGATGA